In the genome of Physeter macrocephalus isolate SW-GA chromosome 20, ASM283717v5, whole genome shotgun sequence, one region contains:
- the C20H10orf95 gene encoding uncharacterized protein C10orf95 homolog — protein MYTYCCLAPGQDVWPLLQHLTYTYLPAPPLLPPIQAHNFCSRPPSLSAGEWAAPREYHCFHATGATLLVTPPLWAFPQAYAAALQPPFPAPGYPGPLLQQPAAARPAAVESGTQWPEGGSLQAELRWGRVERALGPGLELPDFVRRELRRAYGTYPLTDVRVTYLGGEFLLQGTPRVREPEYRMGRRVLRRPTSSCSCESSPAGEAAERSRRK, from the coding sequence ATGTACACATACTGCTGCCTGGCGCCTGGGCAGGACGTCTGGCCTCTGCTGCAGCACCTCACCTACACCTACCTGCCCGCCCCTCCGCTGCTGCCCCCCATTCAGGCCCACAACTTCTGCAGCCGGCCCCCGAGCCTGAGCGCGGGCGAGTGGGCGGCTCCGCGGGAATACCATTGCTTCCACGCCACGGGCGCGACGCTACTGGTCACGCCGCCCTTGTGGGCCTTTCCGCAGGCCTACGCCGCGGCCCTGCAACCGCCGTTCCCAGCGCCCGGCTACCCAGGGCCGTTGCTGCAGCAGCCCGCAGCTGCGAGGCCGGCGGCGGTCGAGAGCGGGACGCAGTGGCCGGAAGGCGGCAGCCTGCAAGCTGAGCTGCGCTGGGGCCGCGTGGAGCGTGCGCTCGGGCCGGGCCTCGAGCTGCCGGACTTCGTGCGCCGGGAGTTGCGGCGAGCGTACGGCACGTACCCACTCACCGACGTGCGCGTCACCTATCTCGGCGGCGAGTTCCTGCTGCAGGGCACGCCGCGCGTGCGCGAGCCCGAGTACCGTATGGGCAGGCGAGTGCTGCGCCGGCCAACCAGCAGCTGCAGCTGCGAGAGCAGCCCCGCGGGGGAAGCGGCGGAGCGCAGCCGCCGGAAGTAG